A region from the Melanotaenia boesemani isolate fMelBoe1 chromosome 11, fMelBoe1.pri, whole genome shotgun sequence genome encodes:
- the ccnh gene encoding cyclin-H, whose translation MFHNSSQSKYWTFDSEEKVERMRCKANEKFRNKALQSGKPGVNESMFLERHEEDVLFRHYERRLLDFCNAFKPAMPKSVVGTAIMYFRRFYLNNSIMEYHPRIIMLTCAYLSCKVDEFNVSGAQFVGNLQETAAGQERVLEQILEYELLLVQQLNFHLVVHNPYRPMEGFLIDLKTRYPALENPETLRKSADDFLTQAAMTDAGLLFSPSQIALTAILNSASRAGLNMESYLTECLGLKDDKETLSKMYDLMRRMKTLLKKYELPKPEGVNIYKQKLERIHAEFTSSSTKRKRGYEEDGHVAKVSRLAEEEWTDEDLI comes from the exons ATGTTCCACAACAGCTCACAAAGTAAATACTGGACATTTGACAGTGAGGAAAAAGTTGAGCGGATGAGGTGCAAGGCCAATGAGAAATTCCGTAACAAGGCACTACAAAGTGGGAAG CCTGGTGTGAATGAGTCCATGTTCTTGGAGCGTCACGAAGAAGATGTATTATTTCGTCACTACGAGAGGAGACTGCTGGACTTCTGCAATGCTTTTAAGCCTGCAATGCCCAAGTCTGTTGTG GGTACAGCCATCATGTACTTCAGAAGATTCTACCTGAATAACTCCATTATGGAGTACCACCCCAGGATTATCAT GCTAACGTGTGCATACCTGTCCTGTAAAGTGGACGAGTTCAATGTGTCCGGCGCACAGTTTGTAGGAAATCTTCAAGAGACAGCAGCAGGACAGGAGAGGGTTCTGGAGCAAATTCTGGAGTATGAACTGCTGCTAGTTCAGCAGCTCAATTTTCACCTGGTGGTCCACAACCCATACAGACCCATGGAGGGTTTTCTCATTGATCTCAAG ACTCGATATCCTGCACTGGAGAACCCAGAAACATTGAGGAAGAGTGCTGATGACTTTCTGACCCAGGCAGCTATGACAGATGCAGGACTGCTGTTTTCTCCCTCACAGATCGCTCTGACTGCTATTCTGAACAGTGCTTCTAGAGCaggactaaacatggagag CTACCTGACTGAATGCTTGGGACTGAAAGACGATAAGGAGACCCTCTCGAAGATGTATGACTTGATGAGAC GGATGAAGACCCTCCTGAAGAAATATGAACTTCCAAAACCTGAGGGGGTgaacatttacaaacaaaagTTGGAGAGGATTCATGCTGAGTTTACCAGTTCAAGCAC CAAACGGAAGAGAGGATATGAAGAAGATGGCCATGTAGCAAAAGTGTCCCGTTTGGCTGAAGAG gAATGGACTGATGAAGACCTCATATGA